Within Saccharomycodes ludwigii strain NBRC 1722 chromosome IV, whole genome shotgun sequence, the genomic segment gtttcttttttaaaaaaatatttaacttatttttgttattcttgttataacttttttttatatatttttattaataatatcaagaaagaaagaaaaaaattaaaaattaaaaaaaaataaaactaattaaaaaggaagaggttttttttttttttttttttgcaacaacaaatatcaacaatattatatttccttttaccacataaaaaaaaccaaaaactAACATATACAACTGAAAATGAGTAATTCACGTAAAAGCACAGCCGCCTCTTTATTACTACGTCAATACAGAGAATTAACAGATCCTAAAAAAGCCATACCATCTTTCCATATCGAACTGAGTGATGACGATAATATATTTGTGTGGAATATTGGTGTCATGGTACTAAATGAAGATTCTATATACCATGGGGGTTATTTTAAGGCACAAATGAAATTCCCTGATGATTTCCCCTTTTCTCCTCCAAGTTTCAGATTTACACCAGCTATTTATCACCCAAATGTTTATAGAGATGGCAGACTATGTATTTCTATATTACATCAGAGTGGTGATCCCACAAGTGAAGAACCAGATAGTGAAACTTGGTCTCCTGTACAAACCGTAGAAAGTGTTTTGATTAGTATTGTTTCATTATTAGAAGACCCAAATATTAACTCACCAGCCAATGTTGATGCTGCTGTTGACTATAGAAAGCATCCAGATCAATATAAGCAACGAGTCAAGATGGAAGTTGAAAGGTCTAAACAAGATATCCCTGATGGTTTTATTATGCCAAATTCTATTCAAGATGCATATTTATCTTCTTCAAGCATTATTAATTCTGCTACTTCTTCTTTTACTACTTTGGGTGCTAGTGGTAGTAATTCTGGAATTATGAATAATCTCCCCACCGctattactaataataataataataataataataataatagtagtaataatagtcTCGATAATAACGAGGCTAATACTGATAGTAgtcatatttataatagtcataccaataataacaataacagtaaGATTCTATCGAAACAGAACGTAGCAACgcaaaataatagaaaaacGTCAGAGTCTTTTTTCCCCTCTTGTTCGTCctcaaaattaaatatagcaagttttaataaaactgCCTCTGCTACTTTAGATTTTGGAAATATAGGATCTAGCGGCAGTACCAATAGCGCCGATAATTTTTGGTATGATAGTGACATCGATGAGGAAGAAGATGTGGATATGATATTTTATGATAGCGAGGAAGATGAAGACgacgatgatgattatgatgTTGAAGATAATAGTAACGatatgaagaagaaaaataaatcattaaagaagaagaataatGTTGATAACGATGACAATGAAAGCTTTATGGATAAGACAGCAAATGTTGTAAAGAAAGTGGCAGCTGAATACAATGAATaagttggaaaaaaaatttagtgTTGGCTTTAAGAGTTTGAGGATTAAGGAATTCATTTAtgattattactattattatcttggtttttattttatatatatatatatatatatattttttttttttttttggcgcATTTATCATTCAAATATAAGCTATGTTAATATAATATCATATAATATTACtgtgtatatttataacttatataaatattatactaaaaaaaaaaaaaaaaaaaattgcttatccttttattaattgGTTAATTTTGATTGGCGGTGgttatctttttttgttttgttttttttttttcccttatTGAGTAGCTTTTTTCCGAAATGGTTTGGACATGAAGTTTTCGGATAataactattttttttttttttttttttttttttttattattattattattttatcctttttttttattgtcttTTTAGAACCAAACTTATACATTACATATTAGAACTTtgtcaagaaaaaaaaaaatttcccCAGTTTGTTAAGGATACAAAACGGCAAGAAGAATAAAACATGTTAAAAGCTTCaagtattaataaattactaAACAAGTTAGTAAATGAGCCTGCATATTCACCGATTATCAGCAAAAATGTTAATGCTACTAacacaaaaataaagcGTACCGTCTATCATATGAAAAGTATTGCGTTGATAGATAGCACATCAGGTAATATACTTGCGTActcaataaaaaagactGGAGCCACAACTGTCAACGATAATGAGCCCGAATTAAGTTTGCCTCTAATGTGTCTATTAGTGAGGGATAAATATATGGAAGATTCGCatagcaaaaaaaatgaggaAAATGATATTGTTGTCTACACTTATGATTTGGATGAAGAGTGGAATGTTTGCTGTGCATTAATACCAGGAAGTGATATCCTAGTATGTTATATAAGTCGTGCAAACGTTACTGCCAATACCGCCAGTGTAAATTTCCCTGTTGGTTTATTgtgtttaaaattaaaagttaatatcaagaataattttaaaagtcTATACGGTTATAAAATgtgataaatatatatatatatatatttgtttgtttgtcGGTGCCAAATCCTGAATAGACATGATGGTCCGACTGTTTATGAAATTTTTATGTTGAA encodes:
- the CDC34 gene encoding SCF E2 ubiquitin-protein ligase catalytic subunit CDC34 (similar to Saccharomyces cerevisiae YDR054C | CDC34 | Cell Division Cycle), translated to MSNSRKSTAASLLLRQYRELTDPKKAIPSFHIELSDDDNIFVWNIGVMVLNEDSIYHGGYFKAQMKFPDDFPFSPPSFRFTPAIYHPNVYRDGRLCISILHQSGDPTSEEPDSETWSPVQTVESVLISIVSLLEDPNINSPANVDAAVDYRKHPDQYKQRVKMEVERSKQDIPDGFIMPNSIQDAYLSSSSIINSATSSFTTLGASGSNSGIMNNLPTAITNNNNNNNNNNSSNNSLDNNEANTDSSHIYNSHTNNNNNSKILSKQNVATQNNRKTSESFFPSCSSSKLNIASFNKTASATLDFGNIGSSGSTNSADNFWYDSDIDEEEDVDMIFYDSEEDEDDDDDYDVEDNSNDMKKKNKSLKKKNNVDNDDNESFMDKTANVVKKVAAEYNE
- the SLM4 gene encoding Slm4p (similar to Saccharomyces cerevisiae YBR077C | SLM4 | Synthetic Lethal with Mss4), coding for MLKASSINKLLNKLVNEPAYSPIISKNVNATNTKIKRTVYHMKSIALIDSTSGNILAYSIKKTGATTVNDNEPELSLPLMCLLVRDKYMEDSHSKKNEENDIVVYTYDLDEEWNVCCALIPGSDILVCYISRANVTANTASVNFPVGLLCLKLKVNIKNNFKSLYGYKM